The DNA segment ggattttggcgcaattgcgtcctctttcatgcaacacaaattggcgGGCGGGCCatcgatccgacagattcggacaacgcgtgggatttaacttaaaaattgtgtcgcatccaatgcacttgcatacaccgtgaagaagaaggtgaactccagcggacctgatcggggaagcgacacattcaggaaatcgggcgcacgatcttaatgaatcgcggcagagttcatccttctcggacagtccagattggggatcgcgcagggaccgggtaagtatatgtgccccaatattttgagGCTCTTTAATTTCCAGGTTACAATAGCATAAGTAGCAATTCCCGGACTTTGTTATATATTCTGATAACATGAGCTTTGCGTGCGATACAGTTTTACTTACGGTAGCCTATAGTTTATCAATATAGTAATCATATTATtattcattaaaaataaatagtaatactagtaataataatatttattaatacttgtattattactattttattattcctgtactgtgattgCACAGTTTAGACAATAAAGCACATTTTACAAGCCGCCATCACTATCCTGATGTGTCTGATGTATACGGCCATATTACCGTAATCTGCAGGTGCATTACTGAAACATCCCTCTTTCTGCAGAACGTGTGGTGCAAAATATGCTGTAGTTGTCTGTGGGACAGAAATGTGGATCAGGGATAGAGTAGAGCAGAATCCTGTGAAGTTCGGCCTCCTTTGTCCTGTATGTTATTATTGTGTAACTAGTAGACTTTTGGATTGGATGCTGAGCAGATCTTCCACATCGTAGTTGCAGTTGTGGTTTGCAAATAGAATTTAGTCTGCACATAAATTTGGACATAAAGAGCAACATAGTagcttaaaggagatctaccacttACATTTAGTGGAGTGCACGCCGATGTAGTGACCACTTTACCGTATCCGTAAAACAATGTATAGGACTTCACTGCTCATTAAAGGAGTAGATTGAAGACACAGAGAAATTGTAATAGGCCAGTTATTTgtcaatttaaaggggtgttcctgtTACAGAAAATTAATGTTAGTTTGTTTTATcaatagttatacaattttccaatatactttctgtatgaattccttgcggttttctagatctctgcttgctgtcctgctatagaaagcttctatgtttgctacaagtggatagaaatctgaccacaggtcacacaggtgcacggctcgttatataacacggctctgattactctctgtgatataacgagccgatcACCTGCgagatcatggtcagatttctgtccactggaagtaacatagaagttttctatagaaggacagcaagcagagatccagaaaactattaggaattgatacaattttctaatatatctTCTGTATCACTTTTgataaaacaataacattaatttgtccaaatgggaaaacccctttaaggtacccTTTCATATAGATTCAATCCATACAAATATTCCAGTTAGCGAAATTTGTTGATTAAGTGTGTATGGAGATttttgtggtggggggggggggggctgtgtcagATCATGAAGGGCTTTTACCAAACTTTCAGGTTTGACCTATCAGATAGGTGAGGGTTCATCTGCTGGGAGGAACACATAAGATCCAAGCATTTATCAGCTGTTGGGTCCCCCACCAATCACTGGAACAGGACCTTCAGCAGAATGGGGTCCTGTTCTCCCTAACAGGTGCAGTGGCAGGATAAGTTGTAGTTGTATTGGAGTCTATGGGAGCGACTATTTTCATCAGTCAATACTCAAAACCCAGCATGCTACACCCAGTAATGAGAACAGGACCGCCGATCTCCAACGTGCTGAGGGTCCTGTTCTCTTGATGCTATCTGACCCTCCCCTATTCCGGGTCTTTTCTGAACTTCTTCCAGGTTCCAGACTAAGTGTGTACAGAGATGGAAGCAAGGCCTaaatgtatatctgtatatactgtatatcttatTGTGCATATAGGAAATGACTTTTCCTGTTTGTATGAAATATTACCTGTCTGTAGCATTGAGCTCAGAGATTCCTCTCATATAGCGGTAGGAGGATCAATGATCCTCTCTGACTGACGGCCTGAATCAATATAAATCAAAGGTTACAACTTTCACTGGGAGCAGAGACCTGTCCATACAGACGCACAACCGCTGAACATGTCCGGAACACTAAGGCGTATAATCTACACACCGACCGCCCCTGTCCGGAGGGACGTCTACAGGTAAGAGGTCTTCATGGTGGCTGCTGGGGTACGATGCAGTTATATTACATTGTCCTGTAGGTCCGGTCTTGTTATACGGCTTTACTTTGTGATGTTGGagcagcaggtggaaggagccaTTTCATGTACATTGACTTTTTCCATCCAGGATGGCTTTTCCTATCTGCAGAAGGATGTATGCTTTATATAGAGTCTGCATTATGTATATAACAGAACAAAACCCGGATCTATAGAGAACAAAGTGAAGTTTAGTAAAACCACAGAAATAATACAAACAAATTAGAAAGTCTTAAGTGAACattgaaaagaaataaaaagaaaacctaaTTCCACCACCGGGCCCCCAATAATGGAGCCATCTGGTGGACAGACCAGGACCTCCATAGGGACACTGCTGGTGTAATGACTCACTGAAGCAGCTGCTTTTATAGAGCACTTTTCTGTCTGGGCTGATGGTGGAAAGGCCCAAAGGAGGACAATGATAGTAGGGCCATGTTTATGTAACGGGACAGTGCTGTGTAGGTACATTAACTGGCAGACCATGTCCCTGTCCCACTGAataactcatttgcataaatatagtaAAACCTAGTTTTCTCTAAAAAATTCTATAATGCTGGGAAACTGGATTCATGGAAAATGCCCTATAAATTGACTGTGCATCTTTCTTTCTgtctacatgcacacaaacattgtgCCTTTCTCttctgtgggtttcctccgggtcctccggtttcctcccactcgCAAAAACATTAGATGTTTTGATTGGATTctcccactggggacagggactgatttgtgcggcactgcgtaatctgtgtgcgctctataaataaaggaattattactatttatttttaaCAAGGCATTTGATACTGTACCACATAAattgtacataaaatgagactggggGAACATCTGTGTATTTGtgtaagcaattggcttagtgatagaaaacagagggtcgtcattaatggcacattcactTGCAACTTTATCCCAATCCCACAGGAGTCGCCATTTTTAGGCcctcttctttttaatatttttattaataacctcATAGAGGGTTTGTACAGTAGAGTTTcaatacttgggggcaggggggggggggggatttgtggaagctggaggagtgggcagaTAAATGGccgatgaggtttaatgtagataaatgtaaagttatgcaattGGGTCATGGAGACAAAAAGtacattatgttctaaacagttatTTCGTAAAACCTCAGCAGAAAAAGACTTggtggtattggtggatggtaaacttgattatagtgaccagagccaggcggctgctgctaaagcaaataaaataatgggatgtatcaagagaggaatagattctcatgataaagacatagttttgcccttatacaaatccctggtcagaccacacatggaatattgtgtacagttttgggcaccagtgtataaaaaggatatagtagagctggaacgggtgcagaggagagcaaccaggattattaggggaatggggggactggaATACAAGGATAGATGCTaaacttgggattattcagtttataaaaaaagacgactgaggggagacctcattacaatgtacaaatacctgaacggacagtacaaggatctctccaaagatctttttatacctaggcctgtgaccaggacaagggggcatcctctacgcctagaggagaggcgattttatcaTCGCCATTTACATCCTCTATACGTTTTGTACGGATCCATGTAGAGACCGTAGAAAACTCCTGCCTGTGTTGGTGGCTCCAAGGATTTTGTCGGCGCTGTGACCCAGGAGCATTGCCTGATGATGTTACCCGCAGTGTGACAACCTTTCACCTTCTCTGTAAATAAGTAAGACAGGATCTTCAGGGAGTTGCCTCGCACTGTCCAGTCAGACAGGAGTCctctgtcacccccccccccagcagggtTCTCTttgccctagtgcagtgatggcgaaccatttacagaccgagtgcccaagctacaactaaaatccacttatttaccgtgaagtgccaacattgcattttaaggagtaatttattgctacctgttcttcctcaattttcaatcgtatcaacccccggggccaccaatacagttgaaagactatatgcagactctcattgtagcttctctctgtagaatgaaaatggtgggtccagcagggggacctccgagaacattgcagttctgtcaacagcctCTCCCTTTTCCCGCAGTTACTAACagtcaatgaaatgtcgctttaaaacattatctcttaagttgcctgggactgcaggatttggtcctatatggtgaactctgtcctgaagtgatggtctgagtgcccacagaaatggctctgagtgccacctctggcacccgtgccataggttcgccaccactgccctagtgccTGGCTGACGCACTCCAGTGCTATGTGACACTACGTGACCCCTCTTAAAATCTATCACTGGACGTTACCAGCCTGATTGACTCCACTTCTGAGACTCCTTACTTGTACATCTCTCTGTAGTATTTCAAATACTCCAGGATGTAGGTCAACCTCATTGAGAACCTTACACTTTCCAGGGTAACAGGTTGGGGGCAATCTTCAGGTTCCCTTCATTGTAATAATCATTAACCAGTTATTTGGGACTTGGATAAGGAGGTAATTATTAACGGTCTGTGGCTCTATTATTTATTAAAAGACTATAAATGTATTACTGTACTTCTACTTCTGCTGAGCAAAGGTAAAAAAATCTACCAAAAATTTCTGAATTGCATTATCAAATATACAGAGTTCTGGCACATCATCTTGGTATTGGTGTCTCGTTCAGACACAGGTAATAGGGAGgaagagggagcaggatgagtcctaAACTAATGTTGCAGTTCCCCCTATTCATCAGTGTttacacatgtaaacaaagatccaccgaGAGTTTACTGACCGCACTAAAGTAAACACCAGGAGTGCTGAATCCCTTCATGAAAATTGAAGGCGGcagcttatgtaaaagagtggccaatccctttaaatccttgATGGTGTAAATCCACCCTAAGTCTTAGATTATGAACACCCTATGTTCTGTCTTGCAGTCAAGCAGTGGTGGTGGATAAGACCATGTATGTGTCTGGGCAGCTTGGCATGGACCCTGCAAGTGGACAGCTCGTGCCTGGTGGGGTTAAACATGAGGCAAAGCAGGTAAAATAATATTTCTATAGTAGCTCCGCTCTTTGTGCAGTGgacagaccaggttactgcagatcagctcacattcatttcaatgggagcTAAGATAcagtgactcagttcagccactacactgaGGATGGTGCTTTATTATCCTTATATATTCCTTGTATAAGAATTACAATCTGTCACTAACCTATATACATTGTTTTCAGGCCTTGGTGAATATGGGAGAAATTCTTAAAGCGGCTGGATGTGACTATAACAATGGTAAGTATGTGATATACGTACACTGCACTGTCTCTTTTAGATGATAAGTTAAAGGGGATATCCGAGATTAATAAATAATTTGGGGCTGGACTGGGACaagctattttaaaaaaataaataaataaacgtgtACTCGTCTCCTCTGTCGTCGCTGCTGTCCTGTGCCGTGGTCCATCTGAACCATGctccgtttgtttacaggggcactgaAGCTGCGCTCTGGGAGCTACCGGACAGCCAAGGTGGTCGGCCACTCCCTCTATCTCTCAGTGTGGTAATCGCTGGGATAAGGTGTCGGATGGGAGTGgcctggccggccggaagctccggGGAGCGCAGCCTTCGTGCTTCCGATCAGACGGACCATGACATGGGAAATCCACAGTGATGGAGTACACAtttatttgttttaaaaagtGTGCCGCAATACGGCCCTACATTATTTGTTAATCTCAGATAACACCTTAATGTCTAGACTAGAGATAAGCGGACCTGAAGTTTAGGCCCGGCTTCCttattaaaccagggacacttactcatagatcaaagcaccgtgactgtggtaaatcttatatttgttatccatggcctccttccttctaaaaatcaacttttaaaattatgcttatgagaatGGGGTGCTACCAGTGTCCCTCCTATGCTgcacattcacaggctgttacttccctccctcccactgtgtgctgaaacttcttctACTGCAGTGAGAATACATCTGGcgaagggagggggagagggagacagtgtTATAGCCTTTGAAGGTGCAGCAAGGAGGGACTcagcttcattagcataattttaaaaattgagtttagaaggaaggaggccatggatagcaaatataagaggattaccacagtcacagtgcctggatcaatgagtaagtgtccctggtttatcaagattgattttgatggtagatttcctttaaaaacttcCTGTGCAGAGACCTCTTGCTTCTCTATTGGGTTTCCAGAAGAGACTGATACAATATTATGTATAGAACTTGGTATTTTCTTTTGTTATGGTCTTTTCATTACTTGGAAATGTTTGTTCCTTTCTAAACCTGCCATGAAGAAAAGTGTAATTTTCTTCATGTATATTCCACTAATTATGACCTctgattttctgtgtttttgcTCTAGTTGTGAAGACTACAGTGTTATTGGCGGATATCAATGATTTTAATGACGTGAATGAAATCTACAAGCAGTGTGAGTAGCGACTAGAGGCGGTTACTTACAAAGCGCCGACCGCTGATCGTCCTTTCTACCTGAAATTGTCTGAATTTCTATGATTTCTTTCTTTTCACAGTTTTTCAAAATAATTTCCCGGCGCGGGCGGCTTACCAGGTGGCGGCTCTGCCAAGGGTAAGTGTCGCTTTTTTAGTATTTCTTTTTAATTCCAGGCAAAGATTTGCGTTGTTCTTCGGCCTTTAGCATAAAAATCAACAAAAATCAAAACTTCTATGACGGATCACCCATCACTCTAACTTACTGATATACAGTgtctacaagtagtattcaaccccctgcagatttagcaggtttgataagaagcaaatacgttagagccttcaaacaagagcaggatttattaacagatgcatagatcttacaaaccaaaaagttatgttgcttagttatattttaataaatcttAAACATAAAattgtgggtcaattattattcaacccctaggtttaatattttgtggaataacccttgttgcAATTaaagctaataatcgtcttttataagacctgatcaggccggcacaggtctctggagttatcttggcccactcctccatgcagatcttctccaagttatctaggttctttgggtgtctcatgtggactttaatcgtgagctccttccacaagttttcaattgggttaaggtcaggagactggctaggccactgcaacaccttgattttttccctcttgaaccaggccttggttttcttggctgtgtgctttaggtcgttgtcttgttggaagatgaaatgacgacgcatcttaagatccttgatggaggagcggaggttcttggccaaaatctccaagtaggccgtgctatccatcttcccatggatgcggaccagatggccaggccccttggctgagaagcagccccacagcatgatgctgccaccaccgtgCTTGACTGttgggatggtattcttggggtcgtatgcagtgccatccagtctccaaacgtcacgtgtgtggttggcaccaaagatcttgatcttggtctcatcagactagagaaccttgaaccaatctgtctcagagtcctccaagtgatcatgagcaaactgtaaacgagccttgacatgacgctttgaaagtaaaggtaccttacgtgctcgtctggaacggagaccattgcggtggagaacgttacttatggtattgactgaaaccaatgtccccactgccatgagatcttcccggagcttcttccttgttgtccttgggttagccttgactctttggacaagcctggcctcagcacgggaggaaactttcaaaggctggccaggccgtggaaggctaacagtagttccataagccttccacttccggatgatgctcccaacagtggagacaggtaggcccaactccttggaaagggctttgtaccccttgccagccttgtgaccctccacgatcttgtctctaatgacctcggaatgctcctttgtccttcccatgttgaccatgtatgaggctGTTCACAGGTTTGGGGAgggtcagaaaaggctggaaaaacagataattaatccaaacatgtgaagctcattgttctttgtgcctgaactacttcttaatactttaggggaaccaaacagaattctggtggttagaggggttgaataataattgacccatacttttatgtttaaaatttattaaaatttaactgagcaacataccgtatatactcgagtataagtagacccgagtataagccgagacccctaattttaccaccaaaaactggggaaaaactactgactcgagtataagccgagtgtgggaatacagcaagcccctagtagtatacagcaagccactagtagtatacagcagcctgcccccacggcccttaaaaaaagaaacttaaatactcaccctcggaTGTCggtgcggcttaccgatgtcggcgcgtcccgtcttctttcttctccgcggctcctcttctttcttccggcacggacacggccatgttttcttctagcaggcgcatactatgacgcggccgctgctgatgtcatagtatgcgcggccacgaagaaaacatggccgtgtccatgctggaagaaagaagaagagccgtggagaagaaagaagacgggacgcgctgacattggagcgtgagtatataagtttattttttttaagtgggtaatttttttttttttttttttttaatttctagactcatgtataagccgaggggatgtttttcagcacattttttgtgctgaaaaactcggcttatacacgagtatctACGGTaagtttttggtttgtaagatttatgcatctgttaataaatcctgctcttgtttgaaggctctaacttatttgcttcttatcaaacctgctaaatctgcagggagttgaatactacttgtaggcactgtagcaATGACACCTGACACAGGGAGGTTACAGTGGGTCCCTGTCAGTGATTGGCTACGGTGATGTGACCGGCTCCGGTGGGCCCCGAGTCCCGACACTTACATACTTAAACAGTGTGTCTGTGATCAGGTGCTGGCGGAAGCTGTTTCTGCCAGCACCAGGTCACAGTGTACATGCGGTCGTCCGCAGCTGTGGCGGCATCAGTGTGAGCACTGCCGGCGGCTTCACTGTGCACGGCGGCGGCTGCCGGCATCATTGTGCGTGCTGCCGCCTGTTGGCATCATTGCGCGCGCTGCACAACTGATGGGAAGCGCTAGGAAGGCAGGCGGGACCATCGGAGAGGGAGTCAGCAGCCTTTGATGAGGAGTTAATGTAATGTAAGCTGCAGGAGGCGAGggcccctgtaatggatgctaagAGGGGAGAGGGGCCCTGTAATaaatgctgtggggggaggggggccctttaatggatgctgtgggggagggggccctaGAATGcatgctgtggggggagggggatgggaggccgtgtaatggatgctgaggggggatAGGGGGCCCGGCAATGGATGCTGTAgatggagggggatggggggcccggCAATGGATGCTGACGTGGgatgggggggccctgtaatgaatGCTATAGacggagggggatggggggccctgtaatggatgctatggagggagggggatggggggccctgtaatggatgctacagacagagggggatggggggccctgtaatggatgctacgGACGGacggagggggatggggggccctgtaatggatgctatggagggagggagggggatggggggccctgtaatggatgctatgcagggagggagggggatggggggccctgtaatggatgctatggagggagggagagggatggggggccctgtaatggatgctgtggagggagggagagggatggggggccctgtaatggatgctgtggagggagggggacggggggccctgtaatggatgctatagacggagggggatggggggccctgtaatggatgctatggagggaggtggatggggggccctgtaatggatacaCGGCCACAATGCCCGGAGCCACAGCCGCTGTACACGGCCACAATGCCCGGAGCCACAGCCGCTGTACACGGCCACAATGCCCGGAGCCACAGCCGCTGTACACGGCCACAATGCCCGGAGCCACAGCCGCTGTACACGGCCACAATGCCCGGAGCCACAGCCGCTGTACACGGCCACAATGCCCGGAGCCACAGCCGCTGTACACGGCCACATTGCCCGGAGCCACAGCCGCTGTACACGGCCACAATGCCCGGAGCCACAGCCGCTGTACACGGCCACAATGCCCGGAGCCACAGCCGCTGTACACGGCCACAATGCCCGGAGCCACAGC comes from the Engystomops pustulosus chromosome 5, aEngPut4.maternal, whole genome shotgun sequence genome and includes:
- the RIDA gene encoding 2-iminobutanoate/2-iminopropanoate deaminase isoform X2, with product MASVVRKIICSAKAPAAIGPYSQAVVVDKTMYVSGQLGMDPASGQLVPGGVKHEAKQALVNMGEILKAAGCDYNNVVKTTVLLADINDFNDVNEIYKQFFQNNFPARAAYQVAALPRGGRVEIEAIAVLGPITEVSSSL
- the RIDA gene encoding 2-iminobutanoate/2-iminopropanoate deaminase isoform X1 — encoded protein: MLLSRVDVPEYIMSFTLRRVIYTPRAPVLRGVYSQAVVVDKTMYVSGQLGMDPASGQLVPGGVKHEAKQALVNMGEILKAAGCDYNNVVKTTVLLADINDFNDVNEIYKQFFQNNFPARAAYQVAALPRGGRVEIEAIAVLGPITEVSSSL